In Amia ocellicauda isolate fAmiCal2 chromosome 5, fAmiCal2.hap1, whole genome shotgun sequence, a genomic segment contains:
- the elf3 gene encoding ETS-related transcription factor Elf-3 produces the protein MSTYELSSILTNVNNTVYQTADPPAGCMALPDSKEALQPLTHDSLPAELLGPCKWYNTHPQFWSRQNVLEWISYHVEETKFDASTLNVAYCAMEGPVLCQLSRNTMGSMFGLLGDRLYQNLQELKVKFGEDMSSDMLNSLFADVTELLAEDTYSILDTVVLAPGVWDTQDGLKVEAPAWIDPGYESGPTSPDSLDSSNAGMLSYPTPSSPDSDGSDSDLEFSDLRFRASSDGFMKTERGDMKPCKRGRGRPRKLSQGMEHCMESKKSKHAPRGTHLWEFIRDILIHPELNHGLMKWEDRREGVFKFLKSEAVAQLWGQKKKNSSMTYEKLSRAMRYYYKREILERVDGRRLVYKFGKNSSGWRLEEAGAGM, from the exons ATGTCTACGTACGAGCTCAGCAGCATCCTGACCAACGTGAACAACACGGTGTACCAGACAGCGGACCCGCCGGCGGGCTGCATGGCGCTCCCCGACTCCAAGGAGGCGCTGCAGCCGCTCACACACGACTCGCTGCCCGCAGAGCTCCTGG GCCCCTGCAAGTGGTACAACACCCACCCCCAGTTCTGGAGCCGGCAGAACGTGCTGGAGTGGATTTCCTACCATGTGGAGGAAACCAAGTTCGATGCCAGCACCCTGAATGTGGCCTACTGCGCCATGGAGGGGCCGGTGCTCTGCCAGCTGTCCCGGAACACCATGGGCTCCATGTTCGGTCTGCTGGGGGACCGGCTGTACCAGAACCTGCAGGAGCTCAAAGTCAAGTTCG GCGAGGACATGAGCAGTGACATGCTCAACAGCCTCTTTGCCGACGTCACAGAGCTGCTGGCTGAGGACACCTACAGCATCCTGGATACCGTGGTCCTGGCACCAG gagTCTGGGACACACAGGACGGGCTGAAGGTTGAGGCTCCAGCTTGGATCGACCCTGGGTACGAATCTGGACCCACCTCCCCCGACAGCCTGGACAGCTCCAACGCAG ggATGCTGAGCTACCCCACCCCCAGCTCCCCAGACTCCGATGGAAGTGACTCCGATCTCGAGTTCTCGGATCTGAGATTCCGAGCCAGCTCCG ATGGGTTCATGAAGACGGAGAGGGGCGATATGAAGCCCTGCAAGAGAGGCCGTGGGAGGCCCAGGAAGCTGAGCCAAGGCATGGAGCACTGCATGGAGTCCAAGAAAAGCAAACACG CCCCCCGCGGGACTCACCTCTGGGAGTTCATCCGGGACATCCTGATCCACCCGGAGCTTAACCACGGGCTGATGAAGTGGGAGGACCGGCGCGAAGGCGTCTTCAAGTTCCTCAAGTCGGAGGCAGTGGCGCAACTCTGGGgccagaagaagaagaacagcaGCATGACCTACGAGAAGCTGAGCCGTGCCATGAG GTACTACTACAAGAGGGAGATCCTGGAGCGAGTGGATGGCCGGCGGCTGGTGTATAAGTTTGGGAAGAACTCCAGCGGGTGGAGGCTGGAGGAAGCGGGTGCGGGGATGTGA